Proteins encoded in a region of the Neisseria subflava genome:
- a CDS encoding Na+/H+ antiporter NhaC family protein yields MQLINYSNSILSIVPAAIALALAIATRRVLLSLGVGIIVGSFLLVGGNPLDALVHLKDMAVSLTWADGDWSLGKPKILLFLVLLGIFTSLLTHSGSNQAFADWAKQHIKGRRGAKLLTACLVFVTFIDDYFHSLAVGAIARPVTDKFKVSRAKLAYILDSTAAPMCVLMPVSSWGASIIATLAGLLVTYNITDYTPMGAFVAMSLMNYYAVFALIMVFVVAWFSFDIGSMARLERAALNEIHDETVETGHPNGRVFALIVPVLVLIVTTVSAMIYTGAQASETFSLLSAFENTDVNTSLVFGGTCGVLAVILCTIGTIKTSDYPKAIWQGIISMRGAITILILAWIISTVVSEMHTGEYLSTLVAGNIHAGFLPVILFMLAGVMAFATGTSWGTFGIMLPIAAAMAVKVEPSLIIPCMSAVMAGAVFGDHCSPISDTTILSSTGAHCNHIDHVTSQFPYALTVAASAATGYLALGMTGSAPLGFVVTGIVMVVLIFILKDKKKATA; encoded by the coding sequence ATGCAACTTATTAATTATTCGAATTCTATTTTATCTATCGTCCCGGCAGCCATTGCGCTCGCCTTAGCCATTGCCACGCGCCGTGTATTACTGTCCTTAGGTGTCGGCATTATCGTCGGCTCATTCCTGCTGGTAGGCGGCAATCCACTCGATGCCTTGGTTCACTTAAAAGACATGGCAGTCAGCCTGACTTGGGCGGACGGCGATTGGTCTTTGGGCAAACCCAAAATCCTGCTCTTTTTGGTGCTTTTGGGGATTTTCACTTCCCTGCTGACGCATTCCGGCAGTAACCAAGCATTTGCCGATTGGGCAAAACAGCACATCAAAGGCCGTCGCGGCGCGAAGCTGCTGACTGCCTGTCTGGTATTCGTTACCTTTATTGACGACTATTTCCACAGTCTTGCCGTCGGTGCGATTGCCCGCCCTGTAACCGACAAATTCAAAGTTTCCCGCGCCAAACTGGCTTATATCCTTGACTCCACTGCCGCGCCGATGTGCGTTTTGATGCCGGTATCCAGCTGGGGCGCATCGATTATCGCTACTTTGGCAGGCCTTTTGGTGACCTACAACATCACAGACTACACACCGATGGGCGCATTTGTGGCCATGAGCCTGATGAATTACTACGCCGTCTTCGCATTGATTATGGTGTTTGTCGTTGCCTGGTTCTCCTTCGACATCGGCTCCATGGCCCGTTTGGAACGCGCCGCTTTGAATGAAATTCATGATGAAACCGTTGAAACAGGCCATCCCAACGGCCGTGTATTCGCGCTAATTGTGCCGGTTTTGGTACTGATCGTCACCACTGTTTCCGCCATGATTTACACTGGCGCACAAGCTTCTGAAACTTTCTCTTTGCTCAGCGCGTTTGAAAATACCGATGTGAACACTTCCCTCGTGTTCGGCGGCACCTGCGGCGTATTGGCCGTCATCCTCTGCACCATCGGCACCATCAAAACCAGCGACTACCCTAAAGCCATTTGGCAGGGCATCATCTCTATGCGTGGTGCCATTACCATCTTGATTTTGGCATGGATCATCAGCACCGTTGTCAGCGAGATGCACACCGGCGAATACCTCTCCACTTTGGTGGCAGGCAATATCCATGCAGGCTTCCTGCCCGTGATTTTGTTTATGCTCGCAGGCGTGATGGCCTTCGCTACCGGCACAAGCTGGGGCACATTCGGCATCATGTTGCCGATTGCCGCCGCCATGGCCGTCAAAGTCGAACCTTCGCTGATTATCCCTTGCATGTCTGCCGTAATGGCCGGTGCCGTATTTGGCGACCACTGCTCGCCGATTTCCGACACCACCATCCTCTCTTCTACCGGCGCACACTGTAACCACATCGACCACGTTACCTCGCAATTCCCTTACGCGCTGACCGTAGCCGCGTCTGCCGCCACAGGCTACCTCGCACTGGGCATGACCGGCTCTGCGCCTTTAGGTTTTGTGGTAACCGGCATCGTGATGGTTGTGTTGATTTTCATCTTAAAAGACAAGAAAAAAGCAACTGCCTAA
- a CDS encoding DegQ family serine endoprotease codes for MNIKTNTYLTLAVLSASLLSGCDKVSTFFDKDENKELVQRIETNTDDGKVGMLLPDFAQLVQNEGQAVVNIQATPAKRTATPDDDHSMDLSQFPDNDPFYEFFKRLVPNMPDMPQEDTESDALNFGSGFIISKDGYILTNTHVVAGMGNIKVLLNDKREYTAKLVGSDAQSDVALLKIEPQEDLPVVKIGNPKDLKPGEWVAAIGAPFGFDNSVTSGIVSAKGRSLPNENYTPFIQTDVAINPGNSGGPLFNLRGQVVGINSQIYSRSGGFMGISFAIPIDVAMNVADQLKANGKVQRGQLGVVIQEVSYDLAKSFGLDKASGALIAKIMPNSAAQQAGLQVGDIVRSVNGEEVRASSDLPVMVGSIMPGKEVTLSIWRGGKQTDVKVKLGSAAEQTETSAKEAEHPQHDGGHDGFTVENAGLTLQVENADGKQRLIVLRVSGAAERAGLKRGDEIIAVSQISVNDESTFRSALESSGKNVPLLVQRDGNTLFLALNLQ; via the coding sequence GTGAATATTAAAACAAACACATATCTGACCCTTGCTGTTCTCTCAGCTTCCCTTCTTTCAGGTTGCGACAAAGTCAGCACCTTTTTCGACAAAGACGAAAACAAAGAACTCGTCCAACGCATAGAAACCAATACCGATGACGGAAAAGTCGGTATGTTGTTGCCCGACTTCGCCCAATTGGTACAAAACGAAGGACAGGCAGTCGTCAATATTCAAGCGACACCGGCAAAACGCACTGCGACACCGGATGACGACCACAGCATGGACCTGAGCCAATTCCCCGACAATGATCCGTTTTACGAGTTCTTCAAGCGCCTTGTTCCCAATATGCCCGACATGCCGCAAGAAGATACTGAAAGCGACGCTTTGAATTTCGGTTCCGGCTTTATTATCAGCAAAGACGGTTATATCCTGACCAATACCCACGTGGTTGCCGGCATGGGCAATATCAAAGTCCTGCTCAACGACAAACGCGAATACACGGCCAAACTGGTCGGCTCAGACGCTCAATCCGACGTTGCCCTCTTAAAAATCGAGCCGCAAGAAGATTTGCCGGTTGTCAAAATCGGTAATCCGAAAGATTTGAAACCGGGTGAATGGGTAGCAGCCATCGGCGCTCCTTTCGGCTTTGACAACAGCGTAACTTCAGGCATCGTCTCCGCCAAAGGCCGCAGCCTGCCGAATGAAAACTATACGCCGTTCATCCAAACCGACGTTGCCATCAACCCAGGCAACTCAGGCGGCCCGCTATTCAACCTCCGCGGCCAAGTAGTCGGCATCAATTCGCAAATTTACAGCCGCAGCGGCGGTTTTATGGGTATTTCGTTTGCTATTCCGATTGATGTTGCCATGAATGTGGCCGATCAATTAAAAGCCAACGGCAAAGTCCAACGCGGTCAATTAGGCGTGGTTATTCAAGAAGTTTCTTACGATTTGGCCAAATCTTTCGGTTTGGACAAAGCAAGCGGCGCGCTGATTGCCAAAATCATGCCGAACAGCGCAGCGCAACAAGCCGGGTTGCAAGTCGGCGATATTGTCCGCAGCGTAAACGGAGAAGAAGTCCGCGCCTCCAGCGATTTGCCGGTCATGGTCGGCTCGATTATGCCGGGTAAAGAAGTGACTTTGAGCATCTGGCGCGGCGGCAAACAAACCGATGTCAAAGTCAAACTTGGCAGCGCAGCCGAACAAACGGAAACATCTGCAAAAGAAGCCGAACACCCGCAACACGATGGCGGCCATGACGGATTTACCGTTGAAAACGCAGGCCTAACTTTGCAGGTTGAAAACGCAGACGGCAAACAACGCTTAATCGTTCTGCGCGTTAGCGGTGCGGCCGAACGTGCCGGCCTCAAACGCGGCGACGAAATTATTGCCGTCAGCCAAATCAGCGTCAATGACGAATCCACTTTCCGTAGCGCATTGGAAAGCTCAGGCAAAAACGTACCGCTTTTGGTACAACGCGACGGCAATACTTTGTTCCTCGCGCTAAATCTGCAGTAG
- the hemA gene encoding glutamyl-tRNA reductase, protein MQLTVVGLNHQTAPLSIREKLAFAAANLPDAVSNLARSEAAEEAVILSTCNRTELYCVGETEKIIDWLAQYHDLPAEEIRPYLYTLDNNETVRHAFRVACGLDSMVLGEPQILGQIKDAVRVAQEQESINTHLNALFQKTFAVAKEVRTDTAVGENSVSMASASVKMAEQIFPSISDLNVLFIGAGEMIELVATYFAAKNPKLITVANRTHQRAQELCDKLGVNAEACLLNELPDILHDYDVVVSSTASQLPLVGKGMVERALKKRHNMPVFLLDLAVPRDIEAEVGELEDAYLYTVDDMMDIVQSGKDARKKAAAAAESMVEEKVSEFIRLQKNRQSVPLIRALRDEGERARRQVLENAMKQLAKGVSAEDVLERLSIQLTNKLLHSPTRTLNKAGSDNSELIDAVAQIYHLDQHD, encoded by the coding sequence ATGCAACTTACCGTCGTCGGACTCAATCACCAAACTGCGCCCTTGAGCATACGCGAAAAACTGGCATTTGCAGCTGCAAATCTGCCGGATGCCGTGTCCAACCTCGCGCGCAGTGAGGCGGCGGAAGAAGCAGTTATTCTTTCTACCTGCAACCGCACCGAGCTTTACTGCGTCGGCGAAACCGAAAAAATCATCGACTGGTTGGCACAATATCACGACCTGCCTGCCGAAGAAATCCGCCCTTACCTCTATACCTTAGATAATAATGAAACCGTCCGCCACGCCTTCCGCGTCGCCTGCGGTTTAGATTCCATGGTCTTGGGCGAACCGCAAATTCTCGGTCAAATCAAAGATGCCGTCCGTGTTGCGCAAGAACAGGAAAGCATCAACACCCACTTAAACGCCCTGTTTCAAAAAACCTTTGCCGTTGCCAAAGAAGTGCGTACCGACACTGCCGTCGGTGAAAACTCCGTCTCCATGGCTTCTGCATCGGTCAAAATGGCAGAGCAAATCTTCCCTTCCATTTCCGATCTGAACGTCCTCTTTATCGGCGCAGGCGAAATGATTGAGCTGGTGGCCACTTATTTTGCCGCTAAAAATCCCAAGCTCATTACTGTTGCCAACCGCACACACCAGCGTGCGCAGGAATTGTGCGACAAACTCGGTGTCAACGCCGAAGCCTGCCTGCTGAACGAATTGCCCGATATTCTGCACGATTACGACGTGGTTGTTTCTTCCACCGCCAGCCAACTCCCCCTCGTCGGCAAAGGCATGGTCGAGCGCGCATTGAAAAAACGCCACAACATGCCTGTTTTCCTGCTGGATTTGGCCGTTCCGCGCGATATCGAAGCCGAAGTCGGCGAATTGGAAGACGCATATCTCTATACCGTAGACGACATGATGGATATTGTCCAAAGCGGTAAAGACGCGCGCAAAAAGGCAGCGGCGGCAGCTGAAAGCATGGTGGAAGAGAAGGTCAGCGAATTTATCCGCCTGCAGAAAAACCGCCAAAGCGTTCCGCTTATCCGCGCTTTGCGCGACGAAGGCGAACGAGCGCGCCGCCAAGTATTGGAAAATGCCATGAAGCAACTGGCAAAAGGCGTATCGGCCGAGGATGTCCTCGAACGCCTCTCCATTCAGTTGACCAACAAACTGCTCCACTCTCCGACACGCACGCTCAATAAAGCCGGCTCGGACAACAGCGAATTAATCGATGCCGTGGCGCAGATCTACCATTTGGATCAACACGACTGA
- the rpoH gene encoding RNA polymerase sigma factor RpoH, whose amino-acid sequence MNKAFALPVIHSGNGSLEQYIHTVNSIPMLTTEEETQLAERQQKGDLNAAKQLILSHLRVVVSIARGYDGYGLNQADLIQEGNIGLMKAVKRYEPSRGARLFSFAVHWIKAEIHEFILRNWRLVRVATTKPQRKLFFNLRSMRKNLNALSPKEAQEIADDLGVKLSEVLEMEQRMTGHDIGIMAENNDDEDNFAPIDWLADHDAEPSRQLSKQAHYALQTEGLQNALAQLDDRSRRIVESRWLQDDGGLTLHELAAEYGVSAERIRQIEAKAMQKLRGFLEEEAEAV is encoded by the coding sequence ATGAATAAAGCTTTTGCATTACCCGTTATCCACAGCGGCAACGGTAGCCTCGAGCAATACATTCATACTGTCAACAGCATTCCCATGCTGACCACCGAAGAAGAAACACAACTGGCCGAACGTCAACAAAAAGGCGACCTCAATGCCGCCAAACAACTTATTCTGTCCCATCTTCGCGTCGTCGTATCCATTGCACGCGGCTACGACGGCTACGGCCTCAACCAAGCCGACCTGATTCAAGAAGGTAATATCGGCCTGATGAAAGCCGTCAAACGCTACGAACCGAGCCGCGGCGCGCGCCTGTTTTCGTTTGCCGTGCATTGGATTAAAGCCGAAATCCATGAATTCATTTTGCGCAACTGGCGTTTGGTCCGCGTTGCCACAACCAAACCGCAACGCAAACTGTTCTTCAATCTGCGCAGCATGCGTAAAAACCTGAATGCCTTGTCTCCAAAAGAAGCGCAAGAAATCGCCGACGATTTGGGCGTCAAATTGTCCGAAGTCTTGGAAATGGAACAACGCATGACCGGTCACGATATCGGCATCATGGCAGAAAACAACGATGACGAAGACAACTTCGCCCCTATCGACTGGTTGGCCGATCACGATGCAGAGCCTAGCCGCCAGTTGTCCAAACAAGCCCACTACGCCCTGCAAACCGAAGGTCTGCAAAACGCCTTGGCACAACTGGACGACCGCAGCCGCCGTATCGTTGAAAGCCGCTGGTTGCAAGACGATGGCGGTTTGACCCTGCACGAATTGGCTGCCGAATACGGCGTATCTGCCGAACGCATCCGCCAAATCGAAGCCAAAGCTATGCAAAAACTGCGCGGTTTCTTGGAAGAAGAAGCGGAAGCCGTTTAA